The proteins below come from a single Malus domestica chromosome 03, GDT2T_hap1 genomic window:
- the LOC103401799 gene encoding cyclin-dependent protein kinase inhibitor SMR9-like, giving the protein MTPSARTRSKTKTTREAKTRTHFKKKLGRPKTATRQDIATPTTSPWNSSSVVCNDAPKIEGGVDDLEAVDDVSTTSACSTPKAQRFRIPEILTCPPAPKKKRVISSNFLFRRSPIAFFAPPDLELFFCFANGGISV; this is encoded by the coding sequence ATGACTCCGTCTGCAAGAACAAGATCAAAGACAAAAACGACAAGAGAGGCCAAAACAAGAACTCATTTCAAGAAGAAGCTTGGCCGGCCAAAGACTGCTACTCGTCAAGATATTGCAACTCCGACGACTTCGCCTTGGAATTCATCCTCCGTGGTCTGCAACGATGCTCCGAAGATTGAAGGTGGCGTGGATGATTTGGAGGCTGTTGACGATGTCTCTACTACAAGTGCCTGCTCCACACCGAAAGCTCAGAGATTTCGGATACCGGAGATTTTGACCTGTCCACCGGCGCCTAAGAAGAAGAGGGTGATTTCATCAAACTTCTTGTTTCGGAGATCTCCAATCGCCTTCTTTGCTCCGCCGGATTTAGAGCTCTTCTTCTGCTTTGCAAATGGCGGTATTTCAGTTTAA
- the LOC103401761 gene encoding uncharacterized protein — protein MFYRGKFADGGDGREMGSKRQRLSEPGSSFYGTSPGSSYMYNPTPYAYVGQPPPFPVVKLRGLPFDCTEVDVAEFFHGLDIVDVLFVHKNSKFTGEAFCVLGYPLQVDFALQKNRQNMGRRYVEVFRSKRQEYYKAIAQEVSDSRGGSPRRNAPRAKSYDEGKESAEHTGVLRLRGLPFSAGKDDIMDFFKDYVLSESSIHFTMNSEGRPTGEGFVEFASAEDSKAAMAKDRMTLGSRYIELFPSTHDELDEAISRGR, from the coding sequence TAAATTTGCTGATGGTGGTGATGGCCGGGAAATGGGTTCAAAGCGTCAGCGGCTAAGTGAGCCAGGATCTTCATTCTATGGGACCTCCCCTGGCTCAAGTTATATGTACAATCCAACTCCTTATGCATATGTTGGACAACCTCCACCTTTCCCTGTCGTCAAGCTTCGTGGTCTACCATTTGATTGCACAGAAGTTGATGTTGCTGAGTTCTTCCATGGTCTTGACATTGTTGATGTTCTTTTTGTCCACAAGAATAGCAAGTTCACTGGGGAAGCTTTTTGTGTTTTGGGGTATCCTCTCCAGGTTGATTTTGCCCTACAAAAGAATAGGCAGAACATGGGCAGGAGATATGTTGAAGTGTTCAGAAGTAAGAGGCAGGAATATTACAAGGCAATAGCCCAAGAAGTATCTGATTCTCGTGGTGGTTCCCCCCGCAGAAATGCCCCAAGGGCCAAATCTTATGATGAAGGGAAGGAATCAGCGGAGCATACCGGGGTATTGCGGTTGAGGGGATTGCCATTTTCAGCTGGGAAGGATGACATAatggatttcttcaaggactaCGTGTTGTCAGAATCCTCAATTCATTTCACAATGAATTCAGAAGGGAGGCCGACCGGGGAAGGTTTTGTGGAGTTTGCAAGTGCAGAAGACTCCAAGGCAGCGATGGCCAAGGATAGGATGACGCTTGGAAGTCGATACATAGAGTTGTTCCCCTCCACGCATGATGAGTTGGATGAAGCAATATCAAGAGGACGGTGA